The region CACGAGGGCTACATCACCGTCGGGCTCTACCCCAACGGCCAGCCCGGCGAGATTTTCATCCGCATGGCCAAGGAAGGCTCCACCGTCTCCGGACTCATGGACTCCTTCGCCACCGCCATCTCGCTCGCCCTCCAGCACGGCGTTCCCCTGCGCGTCCTCTGCGAGAAGTTCGCCCACACCCGCTTCGAGCCCTCCGGCTGGACCGGCAACGAGCAGATCGGCTACGCCAAGTCCATCATGGACTACCTCTTCCGCTGGATGCAGATCCGCTTCCTCTCCGGCCAGCAGCTCTCCCTCTTCGCCGGACTCGCCCCGCAGGCGTCCAACCCGAACGCCGTCCCCGTCGAAGGCACCGTCCAGGGCCCCGGCAGCTACGTCATCCCCTCACTCAACGCTTCAACCTCTGACGCCGTCATTCTGAGCGGAGCGAAGAATCCCCGTATCTCGTCCGAAGCGCCCGGGCTGCTCGAGGACACCTACACCACCACCCCACCCAAACAGGGAATCGCCCCCGACCCGACCTACACCGCCGAGTCCGGAAACCTCACCATGGAAGACCGCGGAATCTACCACGCCGCCGACGCCATGAAGAGCATGTACGACATGGGCGACGCCCCAAGCTGCGCCACCTGCGGAGCCATCATGACCCGCAACGGCTCCTGCTACCGCTGCATGGAATGCGGAAGCACCAGCGGCTGCAGCTAAAAAGAAGAGGACGATAGTGGAAACTGCGGCAAGCTGTTCTAAGTAAATCAAACGGGGTGCCTTTACAGTGTTCGATAGGTCTGAAGTGCTGAAAGTTCAGCAAAGAATTGCAACCTTAACAGTCCAGGCACCTCGCATCCACATTTATCCCTTTAGCAGACTAGTCAATGCGCCGGCGACTAAGTGGGAAAAGTTGATCTCCGACCTAGAGGAAAAACAAAGGGTCGTATATCTCTACTATCAGCCGGTTCGTGAAGCGATCGTAAAGCTGACTGCTGCGGAAAGCATAGATCGAGACGGGATCTATGCTGAAATGTCTCAGCGAGCATCGCATGTTGTTCATACGCGCACTCAGAATCCGATTAGAGATAATCAAAAGTGTTTTGAATGCTACGAGAAAATTTTCCTGCCGCAGGTATCTTCCTTCGAAGAGAGCCTGTTGAAGGTTCCTCAAGTTGAGGGTACGTTTTTCAATGGGGTTATTCTCAAGGGATTGCCACATATGATCGTACGAGATCGACGACGGAGAAAGCGCTTCGTCTATCTTTATCCTTCTGATTGGAAAGATCACGAGCTAGACGCGTACATGGAGCTTTTGACGATTATTGTCGAATCTGAATTTGGCGCGGATTCGGCAGATATATGGTGTATGGGCTTGAAAAGCGGGAAGACCATACCTCGACCTCGATCCAAAAGCAGATCACGGCAGGCGTGTCGCGATGCAGCGAAACACTTCAAGCGTATGGTTGATGCAGGAATACTCTCGAGCTGATCTTAGGGGCCATGTTAAGAGATAGTGATCGAAAGAGATGCGAAGATAAATGGTTCGATTCCGATTCGATGGAAGAGAATTTCGATTACAAATTCTTCCTGCGCGTCGCGGCCAAAGATAAGAAGTTTCAGAATGTGAGTTTCAAGTACACTATTTTCGATTCCTGCTATTTTCGAAAATGTATTTTTGAGTCCTGCGATTTTACAGGATGTCGATTTTTGGCAACCAATTTCAATGGCGCCACTTTTTTGGACTGTAAATTTGACTATGCTACTTTTGAGAAAACCCTAATCGCCGATGACGTCCTAGATGTGAACTGTCCCGCCGGAGAAAATATAAGAGCCAAATTCGCTAGGACACTACGGATAAATTATCAGCAGTTGGGCGAGGCTAGATCAGCTAATAAGGCGATGGGTGTAGAGCTAGACGCAACGAAAACCCATCTTTATAAAGCCTGGAGATCTCAGGAGCGTTATTTTCGTGCAAAATATCGCGGATTGACGCGGTTACAATTTTTCTTCAGTTGGCTCAGTTTCAACATCCTCGATGT is a window of Edaphobacter sp. 12200R-103 DNA encoding:
- a CDS encoding pentapeptide repeat-containing protein translates to MEENFDYKFFLRVAAKDKKFQNVSFKYTIFDSCYFRKCIFESCDFTGCRFLATNFNGATFLDCKFDYATFEKTLIADDVLDVNCPAGENIRAKFARTLRINYQQLGEARSANKAMGVELDATKTHLYKAWRSQERYFRAKYRGLTRLQFFFSWLSFNILDVLWGNGESILKLVRSILIFLVILALVDTFKFRDPGLVRSYWRALVEAPQTFLGTRVPPNFSHSALTLILSVRLIMFGALTSLIIKRYGRR